In the Chromatiaceae bacterium genome, one interval contains:
- a CDS encoding PEP-CTERM sorting domain-containing protein, protein MDIRTSLVTLSAVLSLGVSSMCQAAIVQVFDSASLSPDPFRLHDFETITGGIGATYSSGSGIRTVSSGGASSGVTTSGVNVLTTNGFPEPINITFDAPASSVGLFFGNDEPSAGTFDAFLDIYDATGLIGSVSVTANGNDFVDQFIGFNSDELVTEVSIRYGDGTDVALFTVIDDVQFNVAADADVPEPAALALLGLGFVGLGYQRRKRQAI, encoded by the coding sequence GTGGACATTCGCACATCTCTCGTCACTCTTTCCGCCGTGCTTTCGCTGGGCGTCAGTTCGATGTGTCAAGCGGCCATCGTTCAAGTGTTCGACTCGGCCAGCCTGTCCCCGGATCCGTTCAGACTGCACGATTTTGAGACCATCACGGGCGGTATCGGCGCGACCTACAGTTCGGGTTCCGGCATCCGCACTGTATCTTCCGGAGGGGCCTCATCGGGCGTTACGACTTCTGGCGTGAACGTGCTGACGACCAACGGTTTCCCTGAGCCGATCAACATCACCTTCGACGCGCCCGCCTCATCGGTAGGCCTGTTCTTCGGCAACGACGAACCCAGCGCTGGGACCTTTGACGCATTCCTGGACATCTACGATGCCACCGGTTTGATCGGCAGTGTCTCTGTAACGGCAAATGGCAACGACTTTGTGGACCAGTTCATCGGGTTCAACAGCGACGAGCTGGTGACCGAGGTGAGTATCCGCTACGGAGACGGCACCGACGTTGCCTTGTTCACCGTCATCGACGACGTGCAATTCAACGTCGCTGCCGATGCGGACGTGCCCGAGCCGGCCGCGCTGGCCCTGCTTGGCCTCGGGTTCGTGGGGCTGGGTTACCAGCGGCGCAAGCGCCAGGCGATCTGA
- a CDS encoding tetratricopeptide repeat protein, which translates to MRCIVAALLLFAATAAAAGALTETPRTWAELLVPIPAQRLDELETADVERIRETRDRLDQLLTATDTEADALAAIYGRLGVLYAAHRLYAGAELALSNARALDPQNLRWAYFAAHIALEQGEAAQALDLLTEAERIDPDFPSLALRRGEALLGLNRLAEARTAYTKAADDAALRAAALYGLGQIDLLERQWGDAAARFDEVLQLQPDADAVHYPLGQALIGLGRRDAARTHLAQRGAIKPRFTDPLIEGLRSLQTGARFQFERGVAAVKRRDYAAAAAGFAAGLDAEPGNVRARTSFARALWLSGEKKAAADALHRAVAEDPDQTLPRFLLAVMQDAAGDTATAVASYRAVLASDPAHAGASSYLADLYLRRGDFGDAALHFERAIAAGATELPLLLHYWGALRNAGTDDSLLRDRLVAFDRRFPEPPVFRYLLATLLATSDDAAVADPARAVEIATTLNTEQPIPPHAELLALSLAAAGDFGEALQVQQGLIEWARMTGNWAEVAVLQQTADDYRAGRLPGTPWTRYDPMFRPGPADPEPVMRNYPAGQPY; encoded by the coding sequence ATGAGGTGCATCGTCGCGGCACTGCTGCTGTTCGCTGCCACGGCGGCAGCCGCCGGTGCATTGACCGAGACCCCACGAACCTGGGCGGAGCTGTTGGTGCCGATTCCGGCGCAACGTCTCGACGAACTCGAAACGGCAGACGTCGAGCGCATCCGGGAGACGCGCGACCGGCTCGATCAGTTGCTGACAGCCACGGACACGGAAGCGGATGCGCTCGCCGCGATCTACGGTCGGCTCGGCGTGCTGTATGCGGCGCACCGCCTGTATGCCGGGGCCGAACTGGCGCTGAGCAACGCACGCGCCCTCGATCCGCAGAATCTCCGGTGGGCGTACTTTGCCGCCCACATCGCGCTCGAACAGGGCGAGGCGGCACAGGCGCTGGATCTGCTGACCGAGGCGGAGCGGATCGACCCCGACTTCCCCAGCCTGGCGCTGCGCCGTGGCGAGGCCCTGCTCGGCCTGAACAGGCTTGCCGAGGCACGCACCGCCTACACGAAGGCGGCCGACGATGCGGCGCTGCGTGCTGCCGCACTGTACGGCCTCGGCCAGATCGACCTGCTCGAGCGCCAATGGGGTGATGCCGCGGCGAGGTTCGACGAGGTCCTGCAGCTGCAACCCGATGCCGATGCGGTGCATTACCCGCTGGGCCAGGCCTTGATTGGGCTGGGCCGGCGCGACGCGGCACGCACGCACCTGGCACAGCGCGGCGCGATCAAGCCACGCTTCACGGATCCGCTGATCGAGGGCCTGCGCTCGTTACAGACCGGCGCACGATTCCAGTTTGAACGGGGTGTCGCCGCGGTCAAACGCCGCGACTATGCAGCGGCCGCAGCGGGGTTCGCCGCCGGACTTGACGCAGAGCCGGGCAACGTACGCGCACGCACTTCGTTTGCACGCGCACTGTGGCTCTCCGGCGAAAAAAAGGCGGCCGCTGATGCCCTGCACCGCGCGGTCGCCGAAGACCCGGACCAGACCCTGCCGCGGTTCCTGCTGGCGGTGATGCAGGACGCCGCCGGTGATACCGCAACGGCGGTCGCGAGTTACCGGGCCGTGTTGGCCAGCGATCCCGCACATGCGGGCGCATCGAGCTACCTGGCCGATCTGTATCTGCGACGCGGCGACTTCGGCGACGCCGCGCTGCATTTCGAACGCGCGATCGCCGCCGGCGCGACCGAGTTGCCGCTGTTGCTGCACTATTGGGGGGCGCTGCGCAATGCGGGCACGGACGATTCGCTGCTACGCGACAGGTTGGTCGCGTTCGACAGGCGTTTCCCCGAACCGCCGGTGTTTCGTTACCTGCTCGCCACCCTGTTGGCCACCTCGGACGACGCGGCGGTCGCCGACCCCGCTCGCGCAGTCGAGATCGCCACCACACTCAACACCGAGCAACCGATCCCGCCGCATGCCGAACTGCTGGCTTTGAGTCTGGCGGCGGCAGGCGACTTCGGAGAGGCACTGCAGGTGCAGCAGGGCCTGATCGAGTGGGCACGGATGACAGGCAACTGGGCCGAAGTGGCGGTGCTGCAACAGACCGCAGATGACTACCGGGCCGGGCGCCTGCCGGGTACGCCGTGGACGCGCTACGACCCGATGTTTCGGCCGGGGCCGGCCGACCCGGAACCGGTGATGCGCAACTACCCCGCCGGACAACCTTACTGA
- a CDS encoding aspartate phosphatase — protein sequence MIGAGLRSLLGGVFLLFALLVVNSSYLGAITLLEYLRAETYQDFFYLNMFLVHLVLGLLSILPFLLFGALHLRRAIHHPNRNAVRAGAALFASGILVLASGVLLTRFGFLEVDDPGARGVAYWLHVGSPFAAVWLFILHRLAGRRIRWAAGRRWAGVAAGFAACMVAWKLLATPRVEQPAQPAFANTLVATPGGQRLAARSLMTDDFCAECHADIASGWRTSAHRLSSFNNPFYSFSVQETRRVSMESIGSVAKAQFCAGCHDLVPLLSGAFDDPAFDILGDPSAHAGVTCTSCHAITAVNSVRGNADFTIAEPVRYPFEDSDNPLLKAINRQLIKAKPAHHKQGFLKPMHSTAEFCGSCHKAHLPRAVNDYKWLRAQNHFDSFMQSGVPGHRVDSFYYPPRATTACATCHMPLEASDDPAARDFDGSGTRKIHSHLFPAANTGLAHTLGLPAQTIAAHRRMLEGAARIDIFGVRAAGVIDGELLAPLDRSGSTLEPGQRYLVEAVIRNLRVGHHLTQGTADSNELWVDLSVRAGDRIIGRSGDLGPDGEVDPWSYFVNAYVLTKDGERLDRRNGQDTFVALYNHQIPPGAAAVVHYLFEIPDDVRGPITIDAALRYRKFDTTYLKHVQGVRFEGNHLPVVTLASDRVVVATGPAAAPTEASRDDRPPLWERWNDYGIGLLLAGEAQRSALRQAEQAFKQVEALGRADGPLNLARVYLKEGRIDDAAAALQRAAEDHPDFRPWTRAWLTASVDRENGHLDQAIDTLRALLATRFTEAAARGFDFSFDYRARNMLGRTLYERARQARGSANAEHRRALLGEARDEFERVLTQDPEDLSAHVNLALVYADIGDTGRASMHRARVEEYRPDDHAVERAVASHRRRHPAADHAADPVAIYDLQRPGAYGLDVPAHYAVRPAGTPMGTSDAHGS from the coding sequence GTGATCGGAGCAGGGCTGCGCAGCCTGCTCGGCGGGGTGTTCCTGCTGTTTGCGCTGTTGGTCGTCAACTCGTCCTATCTCGGCGCGATCACACTGCTCGAGTATCTGCGCGCGGAGACCTACCAGGACTTCTTCTACCTCAACATGTTCCTGGTGCACCTGGTGCTCGGGTTGCTCTCGATCCTGCCGTTTCTGCTGTTCGGTGCACTGCATCTGCGGCGCGCGATACACCACCCGAATCGCAACGCGGTCCGTGCCGGTGCTGCCCTGTTTGCCAGCGGCATCCTGGTGCTGGCGTCCGGTGTGCTGTTGACCCGGTTCGGGTTCTTGGAGGTCGATGACCCCGGCGCGCGTGGGGTGGCCTACTGGTTGCACGTCGGCTCCCCGTTCGCCGCAGTCTGGTTGTTCATCCTGCACCGCCTCGCCGGTCGTCGCATCCGCTGGGCAGCGGGCCGCCGCTGGGCGGGCGTCGCTGCGGGTTTTGCGGCCTGCATGGTCGCCTGGAAACTTCTCGCCACACCGCGGGTGGAACAACCCGCACAGCCGGCCTTTGCGAACACCCTGGTAGCGACGCCGGGCGGTCAACGGTTGGCGGCGCGGTCGCTGATGACCGATGATTTCTGCGCCGAGTGTCATGCGGACATCGCCTCCGGTTGGCGGACCAGTGCGCACCGCCTGAGTTCGTTCAACAACCCGTTCTACAGCTTCAGCGTCCAGGAGACGCGCCGGGTTTCCATGGAAAGCATCGGCAGCGTGGCCAAGGCACAGTTCTGCGCAGGCTGCCACGACCTGGTACCACTGCTGAGCGGCGCGTTCGATGACCCGGCGTTCGACATCCTCGGCGATCCGAGCGCACATGCCGGTGTCACCTGCACCAGCTGCCACGCGATCACCGCGGTCAACAGTGTGCGTGGCAATGCCGATTTCACGATCGCCGAGCCAGTGCGTTATCCCTTCGAAGACAGTGACAATCCGCTGCTCAAGGCGATCAATCGCCAACTGATTAAGGCCAAACCGGCACACCACAAGCAAGGCTTTCTCAAGCCGATGCACTCGACCGCGGAGTTCTGCGGCTCCTGCCACAAAGCGCACCTGCCGAGGGCGGTGAACGACTACAAGTGGCTGCGCGCACAGAATCACTTCGACAGTTTCATGCAGTCCGGCGTCCCGGGGCATCGGGTCGACAGCTTCTACTATCCGCCGCGCGCGACCACGGCCTGCGCGACCTGCCACATGCCACTCGAGGCGTCGGATGATCCGGCCGCTCGCGACTTCGACGGCAGCGGCACGCGCAAGATCCACAGTCACCTGTTCCCCGCGGCCAATACCGGATTGGCTCACACGCTCGGTCTGCCCGCGCAGACGATCGCTGCACACCGGCGGATGCTCGAAGGCGCCGCACGCATCGACATCTTCGGCGTGCGCGCTGCGGGCGTGATCGACGGCGAGTTACTCGCCCCACTCGACCGCTCCGGATCCACGCTCGAACCCGGCCAACGTTATCTGGTGGAGGCAGTGATACGTAACCTGCGCGTCGGGCACCATCTGACCCAGGGCACCGCGGACTCGAACGAATTGTGGGTCGACCTCAGCGTGCGCGCCGGCGACCGGATCATCGGTCGCAGCGGGGATCTCGGTCCCGATGGAGAGGTGGATCCGTGGTCGTATTTCGTCAACGCCTATGTACTCACCAAGGACGGCGAGCGGCTCGATCGACGTAACGGCCAGGACACCTTCGTGGCGCTGTACAACCACCAGATCCCTCCCGGTGCGGCGGCCGTCGTGCACTACCTGTTCGAGATCCCGGACGACGTGCGTGGACCGATCACGATCGATGCCGCGCTGCGTTACCGCAAGTTCGACACAACCTACCTGAAGCACGTGCAGGGCGTACGGTTCGAGGGCAACCATCTTCCCGTGGTCACACTGGCGTCGGACCGCGTTGTGGTAGCGACCGGTCCCGCCGCGGCCCCGACAGAAGCCTCGCGCGATGACCGGCCGCCACTGTGGGAACGCTGGAACGACTACGGCATCGGCCTGTTGCTTGCCGGGGAGGCGCAGCGCAGCGCGCTTCGTCAGGCCGAGCAGGCCTTCAAGCAGGTGGAGGCACTGGGACGAGCGGACGGACCGCTCAATCTCGCACGCGTCTATCTCAAGGAGGGTCGGATCGACGATGCTGCCGCGGCGCTCCAGCGCGCCGCAGAAGACCATCCCGATTTCCGGCCCTGGACGCGTGCCTGGCTGACCGCGTCCGTGGACCGCGAAAACGGCCACCTCGATCAGGCGATCGACACGCTGCGCGCATTGCTTGCTACGCGGTTTACCGAGGCCGCGGCGCGCGGCTTCGACTTCAGCTTCGACTATCGTGCGCGCAACATGCTTGGCCGAACGCTGTACGAACGCGCCCGCCAGGCGCGCGGCAGCGCCAATGCCGAACACCGACGGGCACTGCTCGGCGAGGCGCGCGACGAGTTCGAACGCGTGCTGACCCAGGATCCCGAGGATCTCAGTGCGCACGTCAACCTGGCACTGGTATACGCGGACATCGGCGATACCGGGCGCGCGAGCATGCATCGCGCGCGGGTCGAGGAGTACCGACCCGACGATCACGCCGTCGAACGTGCGGTGGCGAGCCACCGTCGCCGCCATCCGGCCGCCGACCATGCCGCCGACCCGGTCGCCATCTACGACCTGCAGCGCCCCGGCGCCTACGGTCTTGACGTACCCGCGCACTACGCCGTGCGGCCAGCCGGAACGCCCATGGGAACCAGCGATGCGCACGGAAGCTGA
- a CDS encoding NAD-dependent succinate-semialdehyde dehydrogenase: protein MTTEWLQDTALLRDAAFIDGQWAAADSGARFAVLNPADGAELARVADLGERETLAAIEVANAAWPGWRALTGKERGAILRRWFDLISVHREDLAHLMTAEQGKPLAEARGEVTYGASFVEWFAEEAKRIYGDVIPAAISDRRYLVVKQPVGVVAAITPWNFPIAMITRKCAPALAAGCTVVVKPSELTPLCALALAELAQQAGIPNGVFNVITTTDAATVGGVLTASPVVRKLSFTGSTAVGKRLYRDCADTVKKVSLELGGNAPFIVFDDADLDAAVAGAMASKYRNAGQTCVCANRLLVQDGIYDAFARKLADAVDGLQVGDGMAEGTHQGPLINEAAVRKVEAHIADAVDKGARVLCGGQRHAIGGTFFQPTILADVTSQMRVASEETFGPVAPLFRFHSEEEAVSMANDTEYGLAAYFYSRDIGRVWRVAEALEYGMVGINEGIISTELAPFGGVKESGLGREGSYYGIDEFVEIKYLCMGGLA from the coding sequence ATGACCACCGAATGGCTTCAAGATACCGCGCTGCTGCGCGATGCCGCATTCATCGACGGCCAGTGGGCCGCGGCCGACAGCGGGGCACGTTTCGCCGTGCTCAATCCCGCGGACGGCGCAGAGCTCGCCCGGGTCGCGGATCTCGGTGAGCGCGAGACACTCGCCGCGATCGAGGTCGCCAATGCCGCCTGGCCGGGTTGGCGTGCCCTCACCGGCAAGGAGCGGGGAGCGATCCTGCGGCGTTGGTTCGATCTGATCAGCGTGCATCGCGAGGACCTCGCGCACCTGATGACCGCGGAGCAGGGCAAGCCGCTCGCCGAGGCACGCGGCGAGGTCACCTATGGCGCGTCTTTTGTCGAATGGTTTGCCGAGGAGGCCAAGCGCATCTACGGCGACGTGATCCCGGCCGCGATCTCTGACCGGCGTTACCTGGTGGTCAAGCAGCCGGTCGGTGTCGTGGCGGCGATTACGCCTTGGAACTTCCCGATCGCGATGATCACCCGCAAATGCGCACCGGCCCTGGCGGCGGGCTGCACCGTGGTGGTGAAGCCGTCGGAACTCACGCCGTTGTGCGCACTGGCGCTGGCCGAACTCGCGCAGCAGGCCGGCATTCCGAACGGTGTGTTCAATGTGATCACCACCACGGACGCCGCGACGGTCGGTGGCGTGCTGACCGCAAGCCCGGTCGTGCGCAAGCTGTCCTTCACCGGCTCGACCGCGGTCGGCAAGCGCCTGTATCGCGATTGTGCGGACACCGTGAAGAAGGTGTCGCTGGAACTGGGTGGCAACGCGCCGTTCATCGTGTTCGACGATGCCGACCTCGACGCGGCGGTGGCAGGCGCCATGGCCTCCAAGTACCGCAACGCCGGTCAGACCTGCGTGTGCGCCAACCGGCTGTTGGTGCAAGACGGCATCTATGACGCCTTTGCCCGCAAGCTGGCCGACGCGGTCGATGGGCTGCAGGTCGGCGACGGCATGGCCGAGGGAACCCACCAGGGACCGCTGATCAACGAGGCAGCGGTCCGCAAGGTCGAGGCGCATATCGCCGATGCCGTGGACAAGGGCGCACGGGTCCTGTGCGGCGGACAACGGCATGCGATCGGTGGGACCTTTTTCCAGCCGACCATCCTCGCCGATGTCACATCGCAGATGCGGGTCGCCAGCGAAGAGACCTTCGGACCCGTGGCACCTTTGTTCAGGTTTCACAGCGAAGAGGAAGCGGTGAGCATGGCCAACGACACCGAGTATGGCCTCGCCGCGTATTTCTACAGCCGCGATATCGGCCGGGTCTGGCGTGTCGCCGAGGCGCTGGAGTACGGCATGGTCGGCATCAACGAGGGGATCATTTCCACCGAGCTGGCGCCGTTCGGCGGGGTCAAGGAATCCGGGCTCGGCCGCGAGGGTTCGTACTACGGCATCGACGAGTTCGTCGAGATCAAGTACCTGTGTATGGGGGGGCTGGCCTGA
- a CDS encoding CRTAC1 family protein — translation MRTEAEDHGGEARIARAFRRSLALIAAVAMIGALAWWLGRDTQAPVAVEEAIIAAPVHETAAGRTPSTPPVVPFTDITAAAGIEFEHVNGAYGDKLIPETMGSGLAFFDYDNDGDPDLYLVNATYWPDKAAHRTTSGRLYRNDGNERFTDVTVEAGLEFDQYGMGVAVGDYDNDGWQDLYLSNLGPNRLLHNERGRFVDVTVATGVAGNPEDWSTGTAFIDYDNDGDLDLFVGNYITWTRAIDLEIDFRLAGLGRAYGGPEHHTGALNRLYRNDGDGRFSEVSQAAGIALTEGDDRHPAGKALAVGIADIDRNGWGDIVVANDTTRNFLYQNRGDGRFDEVSVLEGIAFDREGKATSGMGIDIARFRNDADTGIAIGNFANEMSSLFVTLDGRGPFVDEAVLEGFGPDSRQALTFAVLFLDVDLDGRLDLFQANGHLEKEINRVHPSQTYAQPAQLFWNCGNDCAQRFQLLDSTADLRQAMVGRGAAYADIDGDGDLDLAIVQNGRRAVLLRNDQFTGHHWLRVKLVGTRANRDGLGAEVVLRAAGVTQYRYLNPSRGYLSQVELPLTFGLGTATSVDELSVTWPGGQVQRVPVTGIDRLMTVTQEETQ, via the coding sequence ATGCGCACGGAAGCTGAAGACCACGGCGGCGAGGCGCGGATCGCCCGTGCGTTCCGCCGGTCACTGGCGCTGATCGCGGCCGTCGCCATGATCGGCGCACTGGCGTGGTGGCTGGGGCGCGATACCCAGGCACCCGTCGCGGTCGAGGAGGCGATCATCGCCGCGCCGGTTCACGAGACCGCGGCAGGGCGAACACCAAGTACCCCGCCGGTCGTGCCGTTCACCGACATCACTGCCGCGGCCGGGATCGAGTTCGAACACGTCAACGGTGCCTACGGCGACAAGTTGATACCCGAGACCATGGGCAGCGGCCTGGCGTTCTTCGATTACGACAACGACGGGGATCCCGATCTCTACCTCGTAAACGCGACCTACTGGCCGGACAAGGCCGCGCATCGGACCACCAGCGGCCGCCTGTACCGCAACGACGGCAATGAACGTTTCACCGACGTGACCGTCGAGGCGGGACTCGAGTTCGACCAGTACGGCATGGGGGTCGCGGTCGGCGACTACGACAACGACGGCTGGCAGGACCTGTATCTGTCCAACCTGGGACCGAACCGGCTGCTGCACAACGAGCGCGGCCGTTTCGTCGACGTCACCGTGGCGACCGGCGTCGCCGGGAATCCCGAGGACTGGAGCACCGGTACCGCGTTCATCGACTACGACAACGATGGCGACCTCGACCTGTTCGTCGGCAACTACATCACCTGGACCCGCGCGATCGACCTCGAGATCGATTTCCGGCTGGCCGGTCTGGGTCGCGCCTATGGCGGCCCCGAACACCACACCGGCGCGCTGAACCGCTTGTATCGCAACGATGGGGATGGTCGCTTCAGCGAGGTGAGCCAGGCCGCGGGGATCGCACTCACAGAGGGCGACGACCGACATCCGGCGGGCAAGGCGCTGGCGGTCGGCATCGCCGATATCGACCGCAACGGCTGGGGCGACATCGTCGTCGCCAACGACACCACGCGCAATTTTCTCTACCAGAATCGCGGCGACGGACGCTTCGACGAGGTCAGCGTACTCGAGGGGATCGCGTTCGACCGCGAAGGCAAGGCGACCTCCGGCATGGGGATCGACATCGCGCGTTTTCGCAACGACGCCGACACCGGTATCGCGATCGGCAACTTCGCGAACGAGATGAGCTCGCTGTTCGTCACCCTGGACGGCCGCGGTCCTTTCGTCGACGAGGCGGTGCTCGAGGGCTTCGGACCGGATTCGCGCCAGGCGCTGACCTTCGCGGTATTGTTCCTCGACGTCGATCTCGACGGTCGTCTGGATCTGTTCCAGGCCAACGGACACCTCGAGAAGGAGATCAATCGCGTCCATCCCAGCCAGACCTATGCACAGCCGGCCCAGCTGTTCTGGAACTGTGGCAACGACTGCGCACAGCGATTCCAGTTGCTCGACAGTACCGCCGACCTGCGACAGGCGATGGTCGGACGTGGTGCGGCCTACGCCGACATCGATGGCGACGGTGATCTCGACCTCGCGATCGTACAGAACGGGCGGCGCGCGGTACTGCTGCGCAACGACCAGTTCACCGGCCATCACTGGTTGCGCGTCAAACTGGTCGGCACACGCGCCAACCGTGACGGTCTCGGTGCCGAGGTCGTGCTACGTGCGGCCGGGGTGACCCAGTACCGCTACCTCAATCCGAGCCGCGGCTATCTGAGCCAGGTCGAGCTGCCGCTCACCTTCGGTCTCGGCACGGCGACCTCGGTCGACGAACTCAGCGTGACCTGGCCGGGCGGCCAGGTGCAGCGGGTGCCGGTGACAGGCATCGATCGGCTGATGACCGTCACGCAGGAAGAGACACAATGA
- a CDS encoding outer membrane beta-barrel protein, with protein MKIARRIIMLVCVFPGLVTAQADPSVETAPEAHQTAGIDASVELTWLHDDNIFATPSDTVADQVVLLTPALNMALHSADLDITTDLGANFGRHQSNPGEDFDDYWLTAKGRLKVDRQFHLFAGIGTRQGHEQRDSPDDDRSGEQPTTWRSHNADLGALFGLGADRLRVGGTVESLRFDDVPRVDGVLINRDRNRDNYGLGVRFAHGLSANGRVFAQAQYDVRNYVQVVDSNGYARDSHGYRVALGFRQGQDDGDAIEAYLGYLAQSYASSAFDDVHAADFGLTLSMGAGRLGNWSVEVRRELMETTQAGASGYLQTDLDLTLDVRLSDRWQLRCNAYYGISDYQQVDRDDRVKGLSARIEYSISPAVFAALEYGWTQRRVDDASAPPPEYGSALDFDRNQLWLTLGALWGVSGNR; from the coding sequence GTGAAGATCGCGCGCCGAATCATCATGCTGGTCTGCGTGTTTCCGGGCCTGGTCACGGCACAGGCAGATCCCTCGGTCGAAACAGCGCCCGAGGCGCACCAGACCGCAGGCATCGACGCTTCCGTCGAACTGACATGGCTGCACGACGACAACATCTTTGCCACGCCGAGCGATACAGTCGCCGATCAGGTCGTGCTGTTGACGCCGGCGTTGAACATGGCGCTGCACAGCGCCGATCTCGATATCACGACCGACCTCGGTGCCAACTTCGGTCGCCACCAGTCGAATCCGGGTGAAGACTTCGATGATTACTGGCTGACCGCCAAGGGGCGGTTGAAGGTCGATCGGCAGTTTCATCTGTTCGCCGGCATCGGTACGCGTCAGGGTCATGAACAGCGTGACTCTCCCGACGACGACCGAAGTGGCGAACAGCCCACGACCTGGCGCTCGCACAATGCCGACCTCGGCGCACTGTTCGGCCTCGGCGCCGATCGCCTGCGCGTCGGCGGTACCGTCGAGTCGCTGCGCTTCGACGATGTCCCACGTGTCGACGGGGTGTTGATCAACCGCGACCGGAACCGCGACAACTACGGGCTCGGGGTGCGCTTCGCACACGGTCTGTCGGCGAACGGGCGGGTATTCGCGCAGGCACAGTACGACGTCCGCAACTATGTCCAGGTGGTCGACAGCAACGGCTATGCGCGTGATTCTCACGGATACCGCGTCGCACTGGGTTTTCGCCAGGGCCAAGATGACGGTGACGCCATCGAGGCCTATCTGGGTTACCTCGCGCAGTCCTATGCGTCGAGCGCGTTTGACGATGTCCATGCGGCCGATTTCGGGTTGACGCTGTCGATGGGCGCCGGCCGGCTGGGCAACTGGTCGGTCGAGGTACGTCGCGAACTGATGGAGACCACCCAGGCGGGCGCATCCGGCTACCTGCAGACCGACCTCGATCTGACCCTGGATGTGCGCCTCAGCGATCGTTGGCAGTTGCGTTGCAACGCCTACTACGGGATATCCGACTATCAGCAGGTCGATCGTGACGACCGGGTGAAGGGGTTGAGCGCGCGTATCGAGTACAGCATTTCACCGGCTGTGTTCGCGGCGCTCGAATACGGCTGGACACAGCGCCGGGTCGACGACGCAAGCGCGCCGCCACCGGAATACGGCAGTGCCCTGGACTTCGACCGCAACCAGCTGTGGCTGACGCTCGGCGCCCTGTGGGGCGTCAGTGGCAATCGCTGA
- a CDS encoding toll/interleukin-1 receptor domain-containing protein: MTSVFISYRRSDTSGYAGRLYDRLASHFGAPQVFIDVDHIEPGDDFARTIDARIHTADVVLVLIGPGWLDAADAHGRPRLHLDDDYVRIEIATALQQGKTVIPVLFRRASMPVRGRLPLDLQALATRQAFSCSDERFHADVDVLVAALERKPGRRWRKAATGDGGWRRYSRSVSWLRRIAVVSAIGSAGLAGLAQIADSGSTTGGDFARPRTTSTSQTPPARVRVDTPSASRLVESQSTLTRVRPAQLPPREVIDRYNRTARNIIDSLGR, translated from the coding sequence ATGACCAGCGTGTTCATCAGTTATCGCCGCAGCGACACGAGCGGCTATGCCGGTCGGTTGTACGACCGGTTGGCGTCGCACTTCGGTGCGCCGCAGGTATTCATCGACGTCGACCATATCGAACCGGGCGACGATTTCGCGCGCACGATCGACGCCCGCATCCACACCGCAGACGTCGTGCTGGTGCTGATCGGTCCAGGCTGGCTCGACGCCGCCGACGCCCATGGTCGCCCGCGACTCCACCTCGACGACGACTATGTACGCATCGAGATCGCGACCGCACTGCAGCAGGGCAAGACCGTTATCCCGGTGCTGTTCCGGCGTGCGTCGATGCCGGTTCGCGGCCGCCTGCCGCTCGATCTGCAGGCACTGGCGACCCGCCAGGCGTTCAGCTGCAGCGACGAACGCTTTCATGCGGATGTCGACGTGCTGGTCGCGGCACTCGAGCGCAAACCAGGAAGGCGCTGGAGAAAGGCGGCGACGGGCGACGGTGGCTGGCGCCGGTATTCGCGGTCGGTGAGCTGGCTGCGGCGGATCGCGGTCGTGTCGGCAATCGGCAGCGCCGGACTCGCCGGCCTGGCGCAGATCGCCGACAGCGGCTCGACGACCGGCGGCGATTTCGCTCGCCCGCGGACCACCTCGACATCGCAGACGCCCCCGGCACGGGTGCGCGTCGACACCCCGAGCGCGTCACGGCTGGTCGAGTCCCAATCGACGCTGACCCGGGTGCGCCCCGCCCAGCTGCCGCCCAGGGAGGTCATCGACCGGTACAACCGAACGGCACGCAACATCATTGACTCGCTCGGCCGGTGA